In Portunus trituberculatus isolate SZX2019 chromosome 28, ASM1759143v1, whole genome shotgun sequence, the genomic stretch ACTTTGGGAGTTTGTCTTATGTGAGATTATTAAGTCATTCTTTCAGATGCTCCTTACTTGTGcaactttcttttgttctctcaatacaaatacacacacacacacacacacacacacacacacacacacacacacacacacacacacacacacacacacacacacacacacacacacacacacacacacacacacacacacacacacacacacacacacacacacacacacacacacacacacacacacacacacacacacacacacacacacacacacacacacacacacacacacacccggtagctcagtggttagagcgctggcttcacaagccagaggaccgggattcgattccccagccgggtggagatatttgggtgtgtctcctcacgtgtagcccctgttcacctagcagtgagtaggtacgcgatgtaaatcaaggagttgtgaccttgttgtcctggtgtgtggtgtgtgcctggtctcaggcctatccgaagatcggaaataatgagctctgagctcgttccgtagggtaacgtctggctgtctcgtcagagactgcagcagatcaaacagtgaaacacacacacacaacacaacacaacacacacacacacacacacacacacacacacacacacacacacacacacacacacacacacacacacacacacacacacacacacacacacacactagttgaATAAATAGTCTTTTTAAAACTCAAAAATATTTTAAGTATTGATATTCATCTCATTAATCTGTAGCAAAAGTATTAGAAATTTAAATCTCGTATATATTATGAAGTATTAAAGGTTGATCTTAATTGTGTATAACTTAAAATtacaaacatatatattttataaaACTATTAGTAAGATTATCGGTGTGTCTATTTAGTTGAATAATTTGTGTGATTTCTGTCCAATTTCCTCTTGTATCCAGtctctgctctccctctccctctccacaatGGCCAACATGTTAATTAATCCTTTGACTGCTACATTATCTCATCTCAATTGAATGTGCACAGTAATAGTGCAGATATAAAACTAAAATCTTATGGGCACTACTGTTAGCAAAAGGAGTTATGGTGTATTTCAAAACTTTGACCGTTTCTCTGCTTATTGCACTTTGGTTCAGTAACCTTTGGCACTCGAGTGAAGAAGCACATCACTCTGGCCTCAGCAGTCAAGGGTTGAGATGGCAAACGTAACACTGATCCAGGATAACTGTACTGTGCTGAGTGGCTGTGTCTGGACAAGGATGACACCCATGTTTTGCTTGAGGCCGTGGTCAGACGTTAGGTTATCCATAGTCACTTATGCTGTATTTTGTGCTTTTAAATGAAAGTTCTGTGATGTGTGAACTCTCTCCTTATAAAACCTGACAGTATGTAGCAAGGGTATTCTACATTCACTTCCATATTTTGTACTTTTCCTTAGTCAAAATTTCTGTGGCATGGTAACTGTCCTTCATAAATCAGACAATAAGCAGATTAGTAGATTGAAGGAgtaaagatggaaggagaatgCTTAATACAATAGAAATGAATGTGGTATGTTACTAAACTATTGACCACAGTTATATCATCCTCTTACTGTTTGAAATTCTCATGCTAAAGATACTAACTTTATTACCTaccttttctgtcttttattttactttcatagATTACTTAAATATTctcaatctatttatttctaagcatttttttttcttcagattcccttcattttcctcctaacCAGTATGTTTTTTGGCACcatacaaatatacacacatatatagatTGTCTTCATCAATACACACTCCCATAGCTTTTTTCATACacctattaacacacacacacacacacacacacacacacacacacacacacacacacacacacacacacacacacacacacacacacacacacacacacacactattcattTCCTGCAATAAGTCTAAATACACCTTGTTTTCACCTACTTATCGCTCCACATTACAATACTTCTCGCAAACACGCACTGATATATTGGAGCATTTTCTTCACCAATCATCTCTCATTTCCTGTTTGTCCAAGTCATTCTCCttaattagttttctttcctcttcacaccTGGCCTTAATAACAGGTGATAGGCCCCACTCACTGTAAATCCTGAGTCAAcacctgtctttccttccctaattAACTTTGGTTTGTATGGTGTTATCTtatgtgaaaaataaagatattaaTTAGGTTCCAATAAATCTGTTCTTGTAGTAAATGGTCCGTCTTTTTCTATAGGAAGACTTcaataaatgttttgtttttcatgtaataATACCTCATTACCTGTTTCTCATTAGCTAATAATTCTATCCCAAACAACACCAACTCTTTACCCTCAGAACATTTGCAGTTTGATTGGTGTCCTGTTCTTCCTGTTACaaatcattctttctttcttctttctcattaatTCTGTTCCGTACTCACTGCAGAATCTCAATAAGTACTCGTCTTCATTGtaataatattttcctttccttcttttatctttcctttctttcattctcatcaGCCATTATCTTATTCCTTAAACAATAAAATCTTAACTTCCAGAGGGTTTAACTGTAGCATGATTAGTCTTTCCTGAAATTAAAATGTCCCTTCTCTTCAACTTTGTCAAAAATCCTAGAAAATTTTAACTTCCAGACCATTTTGCTGTATCATAATCAGTCATGTAAGTTTCAAATCTTTCCTGAAattatgcttttctttcttcaacccTTTGTCCTTTCATAAATCCTGCAAAATCTTTAACGTTCAAACCAATTTACTGTATCATAATGAGTCTTATAAGTGTTGTCTTTTCTGAAATGAGATTGAACCCATTGTTAACTTCTTCATAAATCCTGCAAAAAACTTTAACTTCCAGACCAATTCACTGTATCATAATCAGTCTTGTAAGTGTTCTGTCTCTCCTGAAATGAGACCCCCTTTTTAGCTTCTTGTTCTTTCATAAATCCTGCAAAATCTTCAACTTCCAAACCATTTTACTGTATCATATTCAGTCTTGTAAGTGTTCTGTCTTTCCTTAAATGAGACCTTCTTTTTAGCTGCTTCTTTCCTAAATCCTGAAATATTACATCCCCTTTTCAGCCTCTTGTTCGGCCATAAACACTACTAAATCTAAAAGAGCATTTCACAGTAAGAGGAAGAATGTAATTGTTTCATCTGTTACGGGTAGTGTCACTTTGTCCTCTCAGCCCTCCagtgtttccttccctccaccccaaGGATCACTACGCACAATGTTACAACCTGTGTCTGGAGGCATCGGTATGATATTATTACTACATTGTATCTTGGTTTCCCGCCGCTGAATACAGTGTTCATCTGATATGTTACTTTGTATCTAAAACGTACATATAAAATTCTATGCATTAagttttttgtattctttaaaattcctttgttgtgttttgCAGTAGTGGTTGATAATTGTAttattgcttttttctttctttttttttcagtatttttaagATTTTATGAGTAGAATTTCATGACTAAATTACTctatcattttttctcattattagtTGCATTATTTATAAGATTCTGTATTAAACTGCATAACATTTCATTCGTTGCAGTGTTCTGATGGATgaacattgctatttttttgctatttttttgtcttatttatttatttctttttcaagtaCCCTTTCATAATTAGATTCCCTTCTTTTATCTGCAATATTTCTTAGAGTACATCAGACTGTGGTATTCATAACATTTCCTAACTTAGAAtgtatacttatttttttctcatttttaccccTATCAGTGGCAGATGGATCAAGATAAGATATTTGTAGTAATCCTCTCTGTGAAGATAATCGAGTTTTGCCACATACTAATGCTATTGCTGTGGCGTTGGTATTGTAACTACATTATAGCAATAAATTCCTGTTACCTCCTCCTGAGATTACAAAAATATGGttactacaatttttttcttcagcttTTCCATTTAAGTTTATAATCAcgattatatttctctctctctctctctctctctctctctctctctctctctctctctcaagaccaaAGAGGATTAACCATtaatcattcattcttctctctctgatcttacaCAACAAATTTGCTTTAATAAGTCTAGTTTGCTTTCAATGCCTGCTATTGTATCAAGACCTCAGTAAGTTTTAGGAGGAAAGGCTTTATTGCGTGTACACTATCACTGAGCTCCCCATATCAGCAAAAGCTTAATGATTGGAGATAAGGACGTGAGGAAGGCAGCCAGGAGAAGGGAAACCTGACAGTAGCAAGCTGGGCCACCTAATCGAACGCTTTCGTGTCCATTTCTACATCTTGAGTGTTAGTTAATGTGGTTTTCAAAGTCGTTTACGTGGTTATAGAAAGAGAAGTGTTCTACTAAGGTTTTGAGAGGTTTCAAGggggttttcatgattctagtagtTTTAAAAggtttagtggaagttactgcgatttttaagagtttttatgATCCTAGTGTGTGTTCTACTACTGTTTTAAAGGATTCTAGTGAGTGTTACTGTGGTCTTCAAGGTTGTTTTCATGATCTCAATGCTTTAAAAAAAATCGTAGTGGAAGTCATTGTATTCTTTTTAAGGTTGATTTTATGATTCAAACGATCTAGTGAAGATTACCGTGGTTTTTAAGGTTGTTTGCAGGACTCTATAAAATGTTTAACAAAAATTCTATACCGACAGTGCTTAGAAATGAGTCGAAAATTAGAATGTAGATTAGCtaacgagaaaataaagattagctatttcatgtgttttgtgtgcAAATATGagttatcttatcttttatacactgaaagaaagataaaagaaaaataaaccgtGTTGGAAATAGAATATGTGTGGAGTGTACGTGAATCTTATCTTTTGacatatgaaggaagggaaaaggggaaagagttaAAATGTACTGATGTCTTTCTTTGTAAAAACTATTGTGTATTGACGATAAGAAAAaactgaagtgaagaaaaaataagataacaaaggaaatataCTGACtattgtaagaaaaaatatcatgGAGTGAGAAGAATTGTGAGAcggaaggaaggcaaagagaaCACCACGTAATAtgacgaagaaaaaggaaaagaaaatctagtgaAACCTGAAAGATaagatgaatagagaaatgataagtataaataagaaaaaataaataaaggaaacgatgacaaaataaaaaaaaagaatttatgaagaaaatacatataatgaaataaggaaatagaaaaaatgagaacaagacgaagaaaggattaaagaaaaaaaaaaaagtgacaaagatAGGACGCATAAAAGtgacaaatacataaaaaaagagattaaaaactaTAATAAACTTCCTGCGAGTGATAAGAGCAAGACAAACTACTAAAAAGACACaaacattgataaaaaaaaaaagaatagataagaacAACTTACTAATTGACTACACTAACCATGCTACAACTTGATAACATAAACGAGCTGGTACTGGAGGAGCaagcttcctcctccatcaccgtcACTACCACGACTACTGAAGACGGCGCAGAAGACTTAGACGCCCACCTGCTGTCTCTCGAGACCTTCCAGGAGGACTGCATGAGGCGCCTCGCTCAcctgagagatgaaagaagtgcGGTGACAGAACCCGAAGCTGTCACGGCGAAGGTAAGGAAGGTTAATTAAAAAGGTGCATATCCAGTGTTACAAGGGAACTAAAAGTtatcacagtaaaaaaaaaagaaagggggcggtaagaaagatggaaatggtTGAAATCATTATGTATTACGCATCTTTTTATACAACTTCTTGGTAAAAACACATAGATATGTAAGTAACTGTTTTAATCCCATGGCAGGAGTGTTTTACGGATgcaacgaaggaagaagagaatgttgAAAGCGGAAATGGcgaaggagataagagagaagacataaaggaagaaggcaagattgaagagaaagaggaggaggaggaagaaggggtgaGAATGGCGCAGGCATCACTAAAAGAAATTTGTAATGACTTATCAACACTGGGAACACCGCTAATAGGTAAGGTATTGcgagagaacacaaaggaaaaacaaataaatacagctCAGATTATTTGACGGCCATAGATTGTAATGACTGTACGAGAATGAGTGGATCTGATGCTAAGAATTAAGACTGGATTCTATTGTTTGAtataataagtaaatgaataaataaattaaggtTTTTAAAGATCCATGAATAAACGACTaatatatttgtatttcttatttatttacttgtttactttaCAGAAGGACGATCAGTCAGACccaaaatacaaaaagatagaataaagtCAGTAGATTTTCAGCTCTCCGGTGAATCAGGtaagtaaatagtagtagtagtaatggtagtggtggtagttgtagtagttgcagtagtagtagtagtaatggtagtggtggtagtggtagtagttgtagtagtagtagtagtactagtagtactagtagtagtaatggtggtggtggtggtgatagtagtagtagtagtagtagtagtagtaatggtggtggtagtagtagaagtagtagtagtagtaatggtaggggtggtggtggtagtagtagtagtacgtagttgtgtagtagtagtacgtagttgtagtagtagtagtgtagtagtagagtggttgtagtagtagtagagtagtagtagagtggttgtagtagtagtgagtagtagtggtagtggtagtagtagtagtagtggtagtagtagtagtagtagtagtagtagtagtagtagtagcagtagtagacgtagtagtagcagtagacgtagtagtagtaatagacgtagtggtagtgataaagtagtagtagtagtagtagacgtagtagtaatagtggtggtggtagtagtagtggtagcattaATAAATCAGTCAATGTACTCAGCATTTCACAGCATATactttcttgtttcattctAAATAGTTACTCCCCTCGGTAAgtcaaccctttccttcctctccgtaTTTCACAACGCACCTGTTTCTTTCTATATAACTCCTCTTCTCAGTTTATCAATCTTTTACCTTTCATTATTATCGATATTTCTCACCGCACCtttattatcctttttatttcattgatttattagttttctcttaagtaactccctttctttcttcaacagACAGTATTTTTGCCGCTGGTcaacaggtggaggagaaaccAAGACCAAGGAAAGATTCTGGCTACTCCTTCACTATTGACACCCTGGAGAAGGAGCTGACAAACTTACTGGATATGGTATGTACTTGTATGTATCCCGTTTCTTGTATCCATGTATGTTGGTACCTCATTTTATATTAGGACTGCCCTCTCActatctcaccacgactgtttaaAAGCCACACAAATGATTCTTACGAGTGtctctcctgttgataatgtagaaatggtgttagtCTTTCACTAGAGCCATATTTacctttaaaaacacgtgttattttaatttgtatgtatttatctatttgtttgtcaaTTGATCTTTCTTTCAACGTATTGTATTTCTTTGGCAAGAGGTatgttttccttaaagttaCCCCTCTTAATACATTTTCTGTCACTTTCTCAGTTGTCAGTAAGAGCACTCCGAAGTAACTTGTTCCATATGATAATCAACTAACTTATTTTTACTAACCACTCTTGGATTTTGATCTTACTAATGTATCTTCTGTTTGCTAttgatttgctttttttcttttcaatttttctactTTAACTATCTTAAGAACTTATGatgtatctatatatattttttatttattcactttttacaAAACTACATCATTCCTTTTTACACTCCCGTCCTTGTGTCTTCTCCTTTCAGTTTCTGACGAAGGATGCAACTGATAACGTTAATGATGATGctactactaacattactactgctacaactattgctacggctactactactacgccaaCCTCACCTCGCTCCCcaataacaaccaccaccaccactactacttcgtCACCAGTAACCAGCAGCTCTCAAACTACTATCACTATACCCCCACGCACTCCATCTCCAACACCTACTATCAcatccactaccactattacaccACCACGAAGCCCATGCTCTCCAAATACTATCagatctactactactgtcacacCACCACTAAGCCCACTCCCTCTAACTTCTATTTCTTCTGTTACACCACAAACTCCACGCTCCCCAACCAGTACTGCTACCACACCACTAACTCCACGGTCTCCAgtcactcctaccaccacccctACTACTGAAACGCACCCATCATCAGAGCCTCTTGTCTTCACCTTTCCGTCCTctcccacttccctctcctccttcaccttcgctTCATCTGAACCCACAACCCCACTACAACGCAAAGCTAAATCCTTATCCGTTCATCATGTCCCCTCTCATTCCCGTTCCTCGTCTTCCTACCAcgtactctctcctcttcctcctccctctcccagtgaaagaaaagaggagtacCACTTCTTCTCCACgatcaaggaaggaatgaagaatttTGGACGAAGGAACAgtttgaggaagaagaaaaagaagaggccaGAGATTGGGGAACCGCAGGACTTTAGAACCTTGACCTCCACTACGAGTATCAAGCCAGATGATGACCCGTGGATTAAGGTGGTGAAGTGAAAGGGGATCGAAAACTGAAGCAAAGGATTATATATAGAATTGAAGTACAAAATATTACGTAAGATGTAGAAAAAGACACAGTGacaaggaagataaatgaagaaataagaagatgtAAAAGAATTACAAGAAACTCTAATTGAGAAGACcaggaaaaaaacagtaaaaataaagcaaaggaaataaaataaaaaaaaatcacaaaggaaaagagagagagagaagattaaacaacaaaaaagaagaagaggagaaggagaacaaaggaaaaacaaggaaacaaaatgcaagaataaaccaccaaacaaagaaacgaaagagaagaacgCAAAAATTGCACCACAAGAagcagggaagaagaaagataaaaggacaaACGtaagaacgaaagaaggagaataaagaggagagacaagaacaAAATACAGGACAGCAAGACAAAAGGAAGcttgataaagagagaaagaagcacagacgaggaaagaggagagggagaaaaatatgaacaaggggaatgaggaaatactagacagatataggagagagagaaagacagagagagaggaagggagagagagaaaataaagggggAGTTAGAAAGTTTAATAAGATAACATGCATGAATTTCAGGGATACAAAACCACGTGTAATAATTtagcctttcctcccttcctgtctttattctatttccttaatttctcccttccttcctttctttccttccttctttcttactttgctCTCGtctcccttatttcctttcttccttttgttcgtttctttcttctctctttccttccctctttcttgtttcttttgtctctctctctctctctctcctttctccacctctttcttcatcctttcttttcttttttttgctccttccttccttctctccatcctttattctattcttccttccttccttcctttttttgtttctaattAAGTGGTGATTAGAACAATGattaggatgatgatgatgataatgatgatgataatggaataaatgttttgaaaagaATTGTACTGAAAATATCTGTATaatgttaaggaggaggaggacgaggaggaggaggaggaggaggaggaggaggaggaacaaaaacactaaaataaaacaaggaagaaatgaacataatgaaaataaagtgaataattGGAGTGTTGGAAATCAAGAAaatgagagtgaggggaaaaaaaagaaagagaaagtaagagagagagagagagagagagagagagagagagagagagagagagagagagagagagagagagagagcgttaattGAGACAATCTgtggacgacacacacacacacacacacacacacacaatccacttaagaacaaatgaaaaaaagtaaaacgacttttttttataaatatttatctatattggcccacaaagaggaagaagaagaagaagaagaagaagaaagaaagaaagaagaatataacaacaacaataagaacaagatatatacaaaagtagataaaatagatgtataaaaacaaataaatagatatactaccaccaccaccaccaccaccaccaccaccaccacaaacaacaacaacaacaacaacaacaacatggccGCCAGTTCGTCACCCTAAattaccaccaccctcacctaaCGGTCGCCTCCTCACCTCTtaaacctcctcttcttcttcttcttcctcctcctcctcctcctcctcctcctcctcctcctcctcctcctctttcaagtaatctcctacttcctcctacttttcttccttcttcttgtcctcttaattttcctccttttagtaaagggaaggtcagagagagagagagagagagagagagagagagagagagagagagagagagagagagagagagagagagagagagaaaagcggtgatcggaaggtaaagaaagaaagaaagaaaggaggaggaggaggaggaggaggtttagcAGCATCCTCGTAAGATGCCTAGAGGACCGGAAACAAGGTagacaaggaagaagggaaggaggaggaggaggaggaggaggaggaggaggaggaggaggaggaggaggaggaggaggaggaggaggaaagtggaataTTCTGGGTGGCCAattctgcactctctctctctctctctctctctctctctctctctctctctctctctctctctctctctctctctctctctctcttaggccaAGGTCACGTGACTCCGTTAGGTCATGCCTGGGGTCAAACAGTGGGTTTTgacctcttcctccgtctcctcccttcctgtagacagaaagagagagagagaggagagggagagggagagggagagaagggaagagatggagagatgcaGATAAGATATttcaagaaggaggaaaggaggatgagtgtgtgtgtgtgtgtgtgtgtgtgtgtgtgtgtgtgtgtgtgtgtgtgtgtgtgtgtgtgtgtgtgtgtgtgtgtgtgtgtgtgtgtgtgtgtctgtctgtgtgttgatGCAAAGTTTGGCAGAATAGAAATAGCAATAGGAGAAGCATAGGATAGGATAGAAGGATGAATATTGCAGAGTAGGACAAAATATGGGCAGAGTTTGGCAAGGTTAGACAGGGTATAGTTGAACAGAGTAGGCACTGAAACACTGATATTTACTTGTATGACAGATTACACAGGGGGAGGTTGACAGGGGTGGGCTGGAGTGACGGCTTGGCAAGGTTGGGACGGGGCGGTGCAGtgcaaatgagagaaataattcATGAGTTTCGCTCGAGTTTCGTGTTTCGTGACTGTCGGAGATTGGGTGACAATGTTTACACCACGCTAACTACGTCTCAACTCTTGCTTTTACtctataacaaaataaataaataaaataagagaaaaggatgataaaTACCTCTTCTGGGACTTAAGCTTCTTTTGACTTTTCTTAGAGAACAAGTAATATATGAAACAGTCAGGACGAGTCACAGATAGTCAAAAGATTAAGAATAAGTAGAAGCACGAGTAGTCAAAGTAACGCTAactattttattctatt encodes the following:
- the LOC123510223 gene encoding nuclear pore complex protein DDB_G0274915-like isoform X1; translated protein: MLQLDNINELVLEEQASSSITVTTTTTEDGAEDLDAHLLSLETFQEDCMRRLAHLRDERSAVTEPEAVTAKECFTDATKEEENVESGNGEGDKREDIKEEGKIEEKEEEEEEGVRMAQASLKEICNDLSTLGTPLIEGRSVRPKIQKDRIKSVDFQLSGESDSIFAAGQQVEEKPRPRKDSGYSFTIDTLEKELTNLLDMFLTKDATDNVNDDATTNITTATTIATATTTTPTSPRSPITTTTTTTTSSPVTSSSQTTITIPPRTPSPTPTITSTTTITPPRSPCSPNTIRSTTTVTPPLSPLPLTSISSVTPQTPRSPTSTATTPLTPRSPVTPTTTPTTETHPSSEPLVFTFPSSPTSLSSFTFASSEPTTPLQRKAKSLSVHHVPSHSRSSSSYHVLSPLPPPSPSERKEEYHFFSTIKEGMKNFGRRNSLRKKKKKRPEIGEPQDFRTLTSTTSIKPDDDPWIKVVK
- the LOC123510223 gene encoding nuclear pore complex protein DDB_G0274915-like isoform X2, producing the protein MLQLDNINELVLEEQASSSITVTTTTTEDGAEDLDAHLLSLETFQEDCMRRLAHLRDERSAVTEPECFTDATKEEENVESGNGEGDKREDIKEEGKIEEKEEEEEEGVRMAQASLKEICNDLSTLGTPLIEGRSVRPKIQKDRIKSVDFQLSGESDSIFAAGQQVEEKPRPRKDSGYSFTIDTLEKELTNLLDMFLTKDATDNVNDDATTNITTATTIATATTTTPTSPRSPITTTTTTTTSSPVTSSSQTTITIPPRTPSPTPTITSTTTITPPRSPCSPNTIRSTTTVTPPLSPLPLTSISSVTPQTPRSPTSTATTPLTPRSPVTPTTTPTTETHPSSEPLVFTFPSSPTSLSSFTFASSEPTTPLQRKAKSLSVHHVPSHSRSSSSYHVLSPLPPPSPSERKEEYHFFSTIKEGMKNFGRRNSLRKKKKKRPEIGEPQDFRTLTSTTSIKPDDDPWIKVVK
- the LOC123510223 gene encoding uncharacterized protein LOC123510223 isoform X3 encodes the protein MLQLDNINELVLEEQASSSITVTTTTTEDGAEDLDAHLLSLETFQEDCMRRLAHLRDERSAVTEPEAVTAKECFTDATKEEENVESGNGEGDKREDIKEEGKIEEKEEEEEEGVRMAQASLKEICNDLSTLGTPLIEGRSVRPKIQKDRIKSVDFQLSGESDSIFAAGQQVEEKPRPRKDSGYSFTIDTLEKELTNLLDMVCTFSDEGCN